In the Paraflavitalea devenefica genome, one interval contains:
- the rfbD gene encoding dTDP-4-dehydrorhamnose reductase, with the protein MAKPKILVTGANGQVGTSLKALPAAYPSFDFIFLTKDELPIHRFELVSQYFDVVKPAYCINAAAYTAVDKAETDKDTAFLVNGDAVGVLASACKKYGTRFIHISTDYVFDGTSPEPYKEDDRTNPANVYGLSKLRGEALCLLYNPEAVIIRTAWVYAEHGNNFVKTMLRLMKERPAINVVNDQIGAPTYAGDLAKAILEIVRKNSEYRIQNTEAGDQQMVTGNWQPGIYHYSNQGRISWYDFAVAIKELSGSACVVNPIPSAQYPTPAKRPAFSLLDTHKIQAAYQLEIPHWKESLQRCLTHLL; encoded by the coding sequence ATGGCAAAGCCCAAAATACTTGTTACAGGCGCCAATGGCCAGGTAGGCACTTCGCTCAAAGCTTTGCCGGCCGCCTATCCTTCCTTTGATTTTATCTTCCTCACCAAAGATGAGCTGCCCATTCACCGGTTTGAACTGGTAAGCCAGTACTTTGATGTGGTTAAGCCTGCCTATTGTATTAATGCGGCTGCTTATACTGCTGTAGACAAGGCAGAAACAGATAAGGATACTGCTTTCCTGGTGAATGGTGATGCTGTGGGGGTACTGGCATCAGCTTGCAAGAAGTACGGTACCCGGTTCATTCATATTTCCACGGATTATGTATTTGATGGTACCTCACCGGAACCTTATAAGGAAGATGACCGTACCAATCCTGCCAATGTATATGGGCTTTCCAAGTTGCGCGGTGAAGCCCTGTGTTTGCTATACAATCCCGAAGCTGTGATCATCCGCACTGCCTGGGTATATGCTGAGCATGGTAACAATTTTGTGAAGACCATGTTGCGGCTGATGAAAGAGCGCCCCGCCATCAATGTGGTGAATGACCAGATCGGTGCGCCTACCTATGCGGGTGATCTGGCAAAAGCGATATTGGAGATAGTGAGGAAGAATTCAGAATACAGAATACAGAATACAGAAGCGGGCGACCAGCAAATGGTAACCGGGAACTGGCAACCTGGCATTTATCACTACAGCAATCAAGGGCGTATTAGCTGGTATGATTTTGCCGTGGCCATCAAAGAGCTGTCTGGCAGCGCCTGTGTGGTCAATCCCATTCCTTCCGCTCAATATCCTACACCTGCCAAAAGACCGGCTTTTTCTTTACTGGATACGCATAAGATACAGGCTGCCTACCAATTGGAAATACCCCACTGGAAGGAGAGCCTGCAACGTTGTTTGACGCATTTGTTATAA
- a CDS encoding TapB family protein codes for MKNNWLPALLACIIALPGRAQDCKSFYFLQNNKTIEMTIYNKKGDENGKQVYAVTDVKNGGGTLTGQLNSEMFDRKGKSFAKAKGTIQCKSGVMMVDMKMSLPAAQQEQFGTTEAKADNIYIEYPAAMKVGDELKDASMNIEVENKGMKQSVIMVVNNRKVEGKESVTTSAGTWECYKISYKSKITIKTMGIGIPVNIEGTEWFAPGFGIVKTQSKHGGTAITAIK; via the coding sequence ATGAAAAATAACTGGTTGCCTGCACTATTGGCCTGTATCATTGCCTTGCCCGGTAGGGCACAAGATTGCAAAAGCTTTTATTTCCTGCAGAATAACAAGACCATTGAAATGACCATCTACAACAAGAAGGGCGATGAAAATGGTAAACAGGTATATGCAGTAACAGATGTAAAAAATGGCGGTGGCACCCTCACAGGCCAGCTTAACTCAGAAATGTTTGACAGGAAAGGAAAGTCTTTTGCCAAAGCTAAAGGTACTATCCAGTGTAAAAGCGGGGTGATGATGGTGGACATGAAGATGTCTTTACCGGCTGCCCAGCAGGAGCAGTTTGGTACCACAGAAGCCAAAGCCGATAATATCTATATAGAATACCCTGCTGCTATGAAAGTGGGCGATGAGCTTAAAGACGCCAGTATGAATATAGAAGTAGAGAATAAGGGCATGAAACAATCAGTGATCATGGTGGTCAATAACCGTAAGGTAGAAGGCAAGGAATCAGTAACTACGTCTGCAGGTACCTGGGAGTGTTATAAAATATCTTACAAAAGCAAGATTACCATTAAGACCATGGGTATTGGCATACCGGTGAATATAGAAGGTACCGAATGGTTTGCGCCCGGCTTTGGGATCGTTAAAACACAAAGCAAACATGGCGGCACGGCTATTACCGCTATTAAGTAA
- a CDS encoding glycosyltransferase, with translation MNRNCDIICFTLSRWDSEISSPALALAIEFARNNRVFYVEHPFSWQDYRQSQYNKFTRPRKDALLKGKNIYANPPSLPANLTVVTSQLTLPVNFLPPGILYNTLSKYNDRIVLKAIRRVIKDYQLKDFIYVNFFDPYFVRSIPPDIKPLRTIYQSMDDISQVAYSNRHGTRLEEEIIRNFDYTLCTSKELTRLKSAFSPNVYFHPNAADIDIFKKAATEVLPKPPELQNITQPIIGYTGSIEYRSDFELLKKIAEYHKDKILFLVGPVQGDEHKAVGLDTLPNVIFAGPRKITELPNYLQYFDCVIIPFKKNTLTKSIYPLKINEYLAAGKPVIATHFSEDIYTFRDVAYVVDSHEEFLQTIDKAITEHNETRRQARIKVASTNTWTARVEQFWNIIEREPKKA, from the coding sequence ATGAACAGAAACTGCGATATTATCTGCTTTACCCTTTCCCGATGGGATTCCGAAATATCTTCACCGGCACTGGCATTGGCCATTGAATTTGCCAGGAACAACCGGGTATTTTATGTAGAGCATCCCTTCTCCTGGCAGGATTACCGGCAGTCTCAATACAACAAGTTCACCCGGCCGCGGAAAGACGCTTTATTAAAAGGCAAAAACATTTATGCCAACCCGCCTTCGCTGCCTGCTAATTTAACGGTGGTTACTTCACAGCTTACCCTTCCTGTTAACTTCCTGCCACCGGGCATCCTGTACAACACCCTATCGAAATACAATGACCGGATTGTACTGAAAGCGATCCGCCGGGTAATAAAAGATTATCAGCTCAAAGACTTTATATACGTTAATTTCTTCGACCCTTATTTCGTACGCAGCATTCCGCCTGATATTAAGCCTTTGCGTACCATCTACCAATCGATGGATGATATTTCACAGGTGGCTTATTCCAACCGGCATGGCACGCGACTGGAGGAAGAGATCATCCGTAACTTCGATTATACGTTGTGTACCTCTAAAGAGCTTACCAGGTTGAAGTCGGCCTTTTCGCCCAACGTGTATTTTCATCCCAATGCAGCCGATATTGACATTTTCAAAAAGGCTGCTACGGAAGTATTACCCAAGCCGCCGGAACTGCAAAACATTACCCAGCCCATCATTGGTTATACCGGCAGTATTGAATACCGGTCGGACTTTGAACTGCTGAAGAAGATAGCAGAATACCATAAGGACAAGATCCTGTTCCTGGTAGGGCCTGTGCAGGGCGATGAACACAAAGCCGTGGGGCTTGATACCCTGCCCAATGTGATCTTCGCCGGCCCGCGCAAGATCACAGAGCTGCCCAATTACCTGCAGTACTTTGATTGCGTGATTATTCCTTTTAAAAAGAATACACTTACCAAAAGTATCTATCCCCTCAAAATCAATGAATACCTGGCAGCCGGTAAGCCGGTAATCGCCACCCATTTCTCAGAAGACATCTATACCTTCCGCGATGTTGCTTATGTAGTAGATAGTCATGAGGAATTCCTGCAAACCATTGATAAGGCCATCACAGAACACAATGAAACACGCAGGCAGGCGCGCATCAAGGTGGCGTCTACCAATACCTGGACGGCCAGGGTAGAGCAGTTCTGGAACATCATTGAAAGAGAGCCGAAGAAAGCTTAA